Proteins found in one Triticum urartu cultivar G1812 chromosome 4, Tu2.1, whole genome shotgun sequence genomic segment:
- the LOC125550413 gene encoding probable histidine kinase 4: MGVGGGEMAAAAAVVEEEGKEEEEEEGEEGGWGWRARSKLSAALAVVWVVLVVTGVTALHRSLRHGALVKAEEGIVCMCEERARMLQDQFAVSVNHVHALAILVATFHYEKQPPALDQDTFADYTARTSFERPLLSGVAYAQRVMHADREAFERQQGWIIKTMKHEPSPPQDEYAPVIYSQETVSYIEGLDMMSGEEDRENILRSRATGKAVLTRPFRLMSNHLGVVLTFPVYLVDLPPDAKVEDRVAATAGYLGGAFDVESLVENLLRQLAGNQELVVNVYDVTNHSNPLVMYGSEVPLGAPSPSHTCTLDFGDPFRNHHMICRYRSEPHVPWSAITTPSGVFVILMLIGYIIYAAWNRYDSVTEDCRKMKALKKRAEAADVAKSQFLATVSHEIRTPMNGVLGMLDMLLDTELKSTQRDFAQTAQICGKALISLINEVLDRAKIEAGKLELESVPFDLRSILDEVVSLFSSKSREKGIELAVYVSERVPEILLGDPGRFRQIITNLVGNSIKFTERGHIFVQVHLADHSNLATEPKVESVANGINGHIDETSVVSTSVSHNTLSGFEAADSRNSWENFKALLSYDTNDMAYGSDSENVTLVVSVEDTGIGIPIHAQGRVFMPFMQADSSTSRNYGGTGIGLSISKCLVELMSGQINFVSRPNVGSTFTFTAVLQRCERNAINVSKSALLHPLPSSFQGLSTLLVDKRPVRATITEYHLQRLGIASKSVRTIEQALSVLLGRNGTSLPRKQLSMLLVESDSWGLKMDVPLRTRFLEMKQNGCESVFPQVILLSLADSDKMKAEYGVDSVITKPLKASTLAACLFQSLGISITQANNEKKHHGPDSLYGLLLGKNILVVDDNKVNLRVAAGTLKKYGAKVECVESGKDALELLQVPHKFDLCLMDIQMPEMDGFEATRQIRAIEAKAHEQTDNADNSEAGSAAKKAQWHLPVLAMTADVIQATHEECTKYGMDGYVSKPFEEKQLFKAVQKFLGPSTSS, from the exons ATGGGGGTGGGAGGAggggagatggcggcggcggcggcggtggtggaggaggaggggaaggaggaggaggaggaggagggggaggaggggggctggGGGTGGCGCGCGAGGTCGAAGCTGAGCGCGGCGCTGGCGGTGGTGTGGGTGGTGCTGGTGGTGACCGGGGTGACGGCGCTGCACCGCAGCCTCCGCCACGGCGCGCTGGTCAAGGCCGAGGAGGGCATCGTGTGCATGTGCGAGGAGCGCGCGCGCATGCTGCAGGACCAGTTCGCCGTCTCCGTCAACCACGTCCACGCCCTCGCCATCCTCGTCGCCACCTTCCACTACGAGAAGCAGCCGCCCGCGCTCGACCAG GACACGTTCGCGGACTACACGGCGCGGACGTCCTTCGAGCGCCCGCTGCTGAGCGGGGTGGCGTACGCGCAGCGGGTGATGCACGCCGACCGGGAGGCCTTCGAGCGGCAGCAGGGCTGGATCATCAAGACCATGAAGCACGAGCCCTCCCCGCCGCAGGACGAGTACGCGCCGGTGATTTACTCCCAGGAGACCGTGTCCTACATCGAGGGGCTCGACATGATGTCCGGCGAG gaGGACCGGGAGAACATCTTGAGGTCGAGGGCGACAGGGAAGGCCGTGCTCACGAGGCCATTCAGGCTCATGTCGAATCACCTGGGCGTGGTGCTGACGTTCCCTGTCTACCTTGTCGACCTCCCCCCGGATGCCAAGGTGGAGGATCGTGTTGCTGCTACCGCCGG ATACCTTGGAGGCGCTTTCGATGTAGAGTCACTTGTGGAAAATTTGTTGCGGCAGCTAGCTGGCAATCAGGAGCTGGTGGTGAATGTTTATGATGTCACAAACCATTCAAACCCTCTTGTCATGTATGGGTCTGAAGTCCCTCTTGGTGCCCCCTCGCCCTCGCACACCTGCACGCTAGATTTTGGTGATCCATTCAGAAATCATCACATGATATGCAG ATACAGAAGCGAGCCCCATGTTCCATGGTCTGCTATTACTACCCCATCTGGTGTCTTCGTTATACTTATGCTTATCGGCTACATAATATATGCTGCGTGGAATCGCTATGATAGCGTTACGGAAGATTGCCGGAAAATGAAAGCACTGAAAAAACGGGCGGAAGCCGCTGATGTTGCTAAGTCTCAG TTCCTTGCAACTGTTTCTCATGAGATCAGGACACCCATGAACGGTGTGCTAG GAATGCTTGATATGCTATTAGACACAGAGCTGAAGTCAACCCAGAGAGATTTTGCGCAAACTGCCCAAATCTGCGGAAAGGCATTGATATCCCTAATTAATGAAGTGCTTGACAGGGCCAAAATTGAAGCTGGCAAGTTGGAGCTAGAGTCTGTACCGTTTGACCTTAGGTCCATCCTTGATGAAGTCGTCTCTCTATTTTCTTCGAAATCAAGAGAAAAGGGAATTGAG CTTGCGGTATATGTCTCTGAAAGAGTTCCTGAAATCCTGCTGGGCGATCCTGGAAGGTTCCGTCAGATAATTACAAACTTAGTTGGGAACTCAATTAAG TTCACGGAAAGGGGACACATTTTTGTGCAAGTTCACCTGGCAGACCACTCAAATCTAGCAACTGAACCAAAAGTTGAATCAGTTGCGAATGGCATCAATGGACATATAGACGAGACAAGTGTTGTATCCACAAGCGTGTCGCACAATACACTAAGTGGTTTTGAGGCTGCTGACAGCAGAAATAGCTGGGAAAACTTCAAGGCTTTGCTTTCTTATGACACAAATGATATGGCATATGGAAGTGATTCTGAGAATGTCACTCTTGTAGTAAGTGTGGAAGATACAGGGATAGGGATACCAATTCATGCCCAAGGCCGGGTCTTCATGCCTTTCATGCAAGCTGATAGTTCAACATCTAGAAACTATGGTGGGACTGGAATTGGATTGAGTATCAGCAAATGTCTTGTTGAACTAATGAGTGGTCAGATAAACTTTGTCAGTCGACCCAATGTTGGAAGCACATTTACATTCACAGCAGTTCTGCAAAGGTGTGAGAGAAATGCTATTAATGTCAGTAAGTCTGCTTTGTTGCATCCTCTGCCATCCAGTTTTCAAGGTCTATCCACACTGCTGGTTGATAAAAGACCAGTAAGAGCAACTATAACTGAGTATCATTTGCAAAGACTTGGCATTGCCTCGAAATCTGTGCGTACCATTGAACAAGCACTCAGTGTTTTGCTTGGGAGAAATGGCACTTCGCTACCCAG GAAACAACTTTCCATGTTATTAGTTGAGAGTGACTCATGGGGCTTAAAGATGGACGTCCCCTTGCGTACTAGATTTTTGGAGATGAAACAGAACGGGTGTGAATCGGTGTTCCCTCAAGTTATTCTCCTTTCATTGGCTGATTCAGACAAAATGAAAGCGGAATATGGCGTTGATTCTGTCATCACAAAGCCTCTGAAAGCAAGCACACTTGCAGCTTGTCTATTTCAATCGCTTGGTATCAGTATCACACAGGCAAACAATGAGAAGAAACATCATGGCCCGGACTCTCTTTATGGGTTGCTTCTTGGAAAGAACATCTTGGTGGTTGATGACAACAAGGTAAACCTTAGAGTTGCTGCTGGTACACTGAAGAAATATGGGGCAAAGGTGGAGTGTGTGGAGAGTGGAAAAGATGCTCTTGAGCTTCTGCAAGTCCCACACAAGTTTGATCTCTGTCTAATGGATATTCAGATGCCAGAGATGGATGG GTTTGAGGCAACCCGGCAAATACGGGCAATTGAAGCAAAGGCACATGAGCAGACCGACAATGCTGATAATTCAGAAGCGGGTAGCGCAGCAAAGAAGGCCCAATGGCATCTACCGGTCCTGGCAATGACTGCCGACGTTATCCAGGCCACTCATGAGGAATGCACAAAGTATGGAATGGATGGCTACGTCTCGAAACCCTTCGAGGAGAAGCAGCTCTTCAAGGCAGTGCAGAAGTTCTTGGGACCTAGCACATCCAGCTGA